From Bacillus pumilus, one genomic window encodes:
- a CDS encoding HD domain-containing protein, with translation MQKKQLEAAASFVSDQLKYEPTGHDAAHIDRVRQLARQIANQEGGSLFIIEMAAIVHDVIDEKLSSEWKLSPQQLEHQLLSWEVNTRDIRYIMDIITTMSFRHRHKQNRPMTLEGAIVQDADRLDAIGASGIARVFTYAGAKGEPHYTKNMQQGSVLKHMEEKLLKLKDLMNTSAGKQLAEERHELMSLFIKTWKEECGLTDE, from the coding sequence ATGCAGAAAAAACAATTGGAGGCAGCTGCCTCCTTTGTTTCAGATCAGCTGAAATATGAACCGACTGGACACGATGCGGCTCATATTGATCGTGTGCGCCAGCTTGCCCGCCAGATTGCTAATCAGGAAGGCGGCTCTCTTTTTATTATTGAAATGGCGGCGATTGTTCATGATGTCATTGATGAAAAGCTGTCGAGTGAATGGAAGCTTTCACCGCAACAACTTGAGCATCAGCTCCTTTCTTGGGAAGTTAATACGCGGGATATTCGTTATATCATGGATATCATTACCACGATGTCTTTTCGTCATCGACATAAGCAGAATAGGCCTATGACGTTAGAAGGGGCCATTGTTCAAGACGCAGATAGACTCGATGCGATAGGAGCAAGCGGTATTGCAAGAGTGTTTACTTATGCAGGCGCAAAAGGGGAGCCCCACTATACAAAGAACATGCAGCAGGGCTCCGTGCTAAAGCATATGGAAGAAAAATTGCTCAAATTAAAAGACTTGATGAACACCTCTGCAGGAAAGCAGCTTGCTGAGGAGCGGCATGAATTGATGAGCTTATTTATCAAGACGTGGAAAGAAGAATGCGGCCTTACAGATGAGTAG
- a CDS encoding formate--tetrahydrofolate ligase: MITKHLSDIDIAQKAKLRPIQDIAAKLQIHDEELECYGFTKAKISLTIFDRLKEQKEGHVILVTSINPTPAGEGKSTVTVGLGQAFEKIGKKAIIAMREPSLGPTMGIKGGAAGGGYSQVLPMEEINLHFTGDFHAITSAHNALSAFIDNHIHHGNELGIDSRRIVWKRVLDLNDRALRQVVVGLGGQLNGYPREDGFDITVASEMMAILCLAEDLTDLKKRLSSIVVAYNQDGEPVTVGALGYEGVLTLLLKDALKPNLVQTIEGTPALVHGGPFANIAHGCNSLIATKMAAKLADYVVTEAGFGADLGAEKFLHIKTRAGDFKPGAVVIVATVRALKMHGGMKKTELKEENAHAVLEGIHNLEKHIETVQAFGLPYIVAVNRFITDTKEEIQSIEDWCHAHGHPVKAVNVWEEGGEGGTALAEELATLIEKKKNHFSYLYEENDSIEEKLSKVAQVVYGADGVTLTSKARKQLAAIEKNDWGHLPVCMAKTQYSLSDDPALIGRPKGFTITIRELKPSVGAGFIVALTGSILTMPGLPKKPAALEMDLLEDGSVTGLF, encoded by the coding sequence ATGATCACAAAGCATTTATCAGATATTGACATCGCCCAAAAGGCAAAGCTGAGACCTATTCAAGACATCGCAGCAAAGCTACAAATACATGACGAAGAATTAGAATGCTATGGTTTCACAAAAGCGAAAATATCTTTGACTATTTTTGACCGTTTAAAAGAACAAAAAGAAGGACATGTGATTCTTGTCACATCGATCAATCCAACGCCAGCAGGTGAGGGGAAGTCCACCGTAACAGTCGGCCTCGGTCAAGCCTTCGAAAAAATTGGGAAAAAAGCAATCATTGCGATGCGCGAGCCTTCATTAGGTCCTACAATGGGCATAAAAGGCGGTGCAGCGGGTGGAGGATATTCACAAGTGCTGCCAATGGAAGAAATCAATCTTCATTTTACAGGAGATTTTCATGCCATTACTTCTGCACATAATGCCTTATCTGCGTTCATTGATAACCATATCCATCACGGAAATGAACTCGGCATCGACTCGCGCCGCATTGTATGGAAGCGAGTGCTTGATTTAAACGATCGTGCATTAAGACAGGTCGTTGTCGGACTTGGCGGTCAGTTAAATGGGTATCCTAGAGAAGACGGATTTGACATCACAGTTGCCTCCGAAATGATGGCCATCCTTTGTTTAGCAGAAGACTTAACCGATTTAAAAAAACGTCTTTCTTCTATTGTTGTTGCCTATAATCAAGATGGCGAGCCAGTCACAGTTGGAGCACTTGGATATGAAGGTGTTCTTACGTTACTTTTAAAAGACGCGCTCAAACCGAATCTTGTTCAAACGATTGAAGGAACTCCGGCCCTAGTACATGGCGGTCCTTTTGCCAATATTGCGCATGGATGTAATAGTTTAATTGCAACCAAAATGGCGGCGAAATTAGCTGATTATGTGGTAACAGAAGCTGGATTTGGAGCAGATCTTGGAGCAGAAAAGTTCCTGCACATTAAAACAAGAGCTGGTGATTTCAAGCCTGGTGCAGTTGTCATTGTGGCGACTGTCAGAGCATTAAAGATGCATGGCGGAATGAAGAAAACTGAACTCAAAGAAGAGAATGCACATGCCGTATTAGAAGGTATACATAATTTAGAAAAGCATATTGAAACTGTGCAAGCCTTCGGTCTTCCATACATCGTCGCAGTAAACAGGTTTATCACTGATACAAAAGAAGAGATTCAATCGATAGAAGATTGGTGCCACGCACATGGCCATCCAGTCAAAGCTGTGAATGTATGGGAAGAAGGAGGCGAAGGCGGAACAGCACTTGCCGAGGAACTCGCGACACTTATTGAAAAGAAGAAGAACCACTTTTCCTATTTGTATGAAGAAAATGATTCCATCGAAGAAAAGTTATCTAAAGTTGCCCAAGTGGTTTATGGAGCAGACGGGGTCACACTCACTTCAAAAGCAAGAAAGCAGCTGGCAGCCATCGAGAAAAACGACTGGGGTCATTTACCGGTTTGTATGGCAAAAACGCAATATTCACTTTCGGATGATCCAGCTTTAATTGGGAGACCTAAGGGCTTTACCATTACGATTCGTGAGTTAAAACCATCTGTAGGAGCAGGCTTTATTGTTGCTTTAACCGGAAGCATTCTGACAATGCCTGGATTACCTAAAAAACCTGCGGCGCTCGAGATGGATTTATTAGAAGACGGCAGTGTGACAGGGCTCTTTTAA
- a CDS encoding glutathione peroxidase → MSIYDIQVKTINGQEQSMADYKGKVLIIVNTASKCGLTPQFKQLQELYDQYHEKGLEILGFPCNQFMNQEPEGEEAIQEFCSLNYGVTFPMFAKVDVNGDNAHPLFKHLTSHAKGVLGTKTVKWNFTKFIVDQNGEVTERFSPKTSPKELESSIIALLDK, encoded by the coding sequence ATGTCAATTTATGATATTCAGGTCAAGACCATTAACGGTCAGGAACAATCAATGGCAGATTACAAAGGAAAAGTACTCATTATTGTCAACACAGCAAGTAAATGTGGACTGACTCCTCAATTCAAACAATTGCAAGAGCTATATGATCAATATCATGAAAAGGGCCTTGAAATTTTAGGATTTCCGTGCAACCAATTTATGAACCAGGAGCCAGAAGGGGAAGAAGCGATTCAGGAATTCTGTTCTTTGAATTATGGCGTAACCTTCCCTATGTTTGCGAAAGTAGATGTCAATGGTGACAATGCGCATCCGCTTTTCAAACATTTAACAAGTCATGCAAAAGGTGTACTTGGAACGAAAACAGTGAAATGGAATTTCACAAAATTTATCGTGGATCAAAACGGAGAAGTCACTGAGCGGTTCTCTCCGAAAACATCACCAAAAGAATTAGAAAGCTCCATCATCGCTCTTTTGGACAAATAA